TATGAAGTAGCAAAATCTGCGTCTGCCAAGCACGACCGTAGTGATGCCTTCAAAAAAATCGCTACCGAGCTGAAAGAATCTTTGGGTGAACTGCCTGAAGAAGATGCTCCACTGGTTGGCGAATACTTCCATGACCTGGAGAAAGAAGTGATCCGTAACATGATCCTGGATGACCGTATCCGCCTGGATGGCCGCTCCCTGGAGCAGGTTCGTCCGCTGGCTATGGAAACTGATATCCTGCCTTCTCCGCATGGTTCTGCACTGTTTACCCGTGGCGAAACACAGTCCCTGACTACTGTTACCCTGGGTACACCGGAAGATGAACTGCTCATCGAAACTGCAGCTACTTCCAACTACACTAAATTTATCTTACACTATAACTTCCCTCCATTCTCCACCGGTGAAGTGAAACCTATGCGTGGCCCAGGCCGTCGTGAAGTAGGTCACGGTAACCTGGCGATGCGTTCCCTGAAGCAGATGATGCCAGGCAGCGAATACGCCTATACAGTGAGAGTGGTATCAGATATCCTTGAATCCAACGGTTCCTCATCCATGGCTACAGTATGTGCCGGATCACTGGCACTGATGGATGCGGGTGTGCCTTTACCAAAGCACGTTTCCGGTGTGGCTATGGGTCTTATTTCCCGTGCTGCTGATGGTAAATGGGCTGTATTGACCGATATCCTCGGTGATGAAGATCACCTGGGTGATATGGACTTTAAAGTAACCGGTACCCGCGATGGTATCTGCGGTATCCAGATGGATATCAAAGTAGATGGTCTCAGCATGGACGTTATGCGCCAGGCATTAGCCCAGGCAAAAGACGGCAGACTCCATATCGTCAACGCGATGTATGACGTAGTTCCTGCCGCACGTCCTGAACCTAAACCACATGCGCCACGCATGGAGAAAATTGTCATCGATCGTGAATTCATCGGTGCAGTTATCGGACCAGGTGGTAAAATCATTCAGGAAATCCAGCGCGAAACCGGTACTACCATCAACATCGAAGAAGTTGGTGAAACCGGTGAGGTAAGCATCTTCTCTGCACAGAAAGAGGGTCTGGAAAAAGCCCTGAGATGGATCAAAGGCATTGTGGCTGTTCCTGAGGTAGGAGAAGTGTATGAATCAGTGGTGAAATCTATCATGCCTTACGGTGCATTCGTAGAATTCATGCCTGGTAAACAAGGACTGCTGCATATCTCCGAAGTATCCTGGAAACGCCTGGATACAATGGAAGGTGTACTGTCTGAAGGTGAAAAGGTAAAAGTGAAACTGACCGGTACTGATCCTAAGACTGGTAAGTTCAAACTCAGCCGTAAAGTGCTGATGCCTAAACCTGAAGGTTATGTGGAAAGACCTGAGCGTGAAGAGCGTGGTGAAAGAGGTGATCGCGGCGACCGTGGTGATCGTTTTGACCGTGGCGACAGACGCGACAGAGGTCCACGTGACGACAGACGCAATGGCGGTGGCGACAGACGCGATAACAGAGGTCCACGTGAAGATCGTGGCCCGCGCGAAGATCGTAACCAGCCTGAAAAGCCACAGGAACCTTACTTTGATGAACAATAAGTTTTTCAGAGAAAAATAAAAAACGGCCTCTACTGAGTAGAGGCCGTTTTTATTTTAAGGCATTGCTGCCATATCATCTGCCCGGAGGGCGTGAAATAACTCTCTTTATCAGAACCTGCGTGCCAGCTGTTCTTCTGCAGCATAGGTACTTTCCCTGAATATCTGCTTACCGTCGTTGAGGCGGAAAACCCTGAATGAGCGGCCATTTACCGGCTCTACGATTAGCTTATAGCTTGTTACCGGCAGCTTTGGCATGGCAAACTTCTGGATTACCTTTACCTTGGCGGCATTCAGGAGGTCGGCCATGATGCTTTCCAGGTAAGGCAGCAGAATGCCTTCATCTTCATCCCAGATCATATACATTTTAGTAGAAACATACCGGATATCAGTATGGGAAGAGTCTGCCAGGAAGCAAAAGGCTTTCTGGAAATGGGCGGCCATATCAGCTTTGCTGAACTTCACGAAAGTCAGGTGGTTGATGGCGCGGCCGCTGTATTGCTGGCGTGGCAGGGAAGTATCGAGCGTATTCATGTAATCCATTACATCCTGACGATTGATAATGATCGTGGCGTTTTCCCCTTCATATACGATAGAGTCGGTGAATGGCTTTTCCGGAGGAGGTACCTTGATAACGGTTTGTGCCATGGCCGTGCAGGAGACCAGGGCGGCTGATACCAGCAGCAATAATGTTTTCATAGGTTTATGATATGATATTAATAAAAATCAAATATAATATTATTTCATTCTTTTACAACATCTTAATAAGCCAGCGTTAATGTGGGGATTCTTTATATTTGCCGCATATGTCACATTTTGCAATAACAATACCCGTTAGCGGGGATCAGGCAGAGATCCTGATTGCGCAGTTAGCAACTGTAGGATTCGAAGGTTTTGAAGAGCAGGAAACGCAGCTGGTAGCATTTATACCTGAGTCAGATTTTGATGAGCAGGTATTACAGGAAATGCTCGGTACAAATTTAAGCTATACGAAGGAACTGATTCAGCAGCAGAACTGGAATGCTGTCTGGGAGAGTAATTTTGATCCTGTGCTGGTAGATGATTTTTGTGGTATCCGGGCAGATTTCCACCCGGCTTTTGATCCTGCGCCGCAACATGTGATTGAGATAACGCCGAAGATGTCTTTTGGAACGGGGCATCATGCCACCACTTCTTCCATGATCAGGCTGATGCGTGATATTTCCTTTGAAGGCAAGACGGTATTTGATTTTGGTACAGGTACCGGCATTCTGGCGATCCTGGCGGAGAAGCTGGGCGCGAAGGAAGTGGATGCCATCGACTATGATGAATGGGCAGTAAACAATACAAAAGAGAACCTGGAGGCCAATCATACAACTAAAATACAGGTCTGGCAGGCGGATAATCTGGATGCTATTTCAAAAAAATATGATATCTTGCTGGCGAATATCAATTTTAATGTACTGTTGCAATATATGGCAGACATGCGCCGGATATTATCCCCTGGCGGCATCCTTTTGCTAAGTGGTATAATGCCAACCGACGAGACACAGATCGTAGCAGCTGCTACACCGCACGGATTTCACCTACAGCAGAGAATAGAGAAGAACAACTGGCTGGCACTACAGTTTAATGTGCAATAACAATTGAGCATGTGAAAAAATACATATAAAAGTTATTGATTTTCCAACTTTTGTGTTATTCGTATTTCTAATATTCGCTTAATTTTAACACATTATTCGTTATCTTGCAATTCCTAACTTTTCGTGATGACAGAATTTTTATTGCTTGTTTGCGCTTATCTGATAGGTTCTATACCAACCGCCGTGTGGGTAAGTAAAGGCGTGTTTGGTATGGATATCCGTGAGTATGGCAGTGGTAATGCCGGAGCAACCAATACCTTCCGGGTACTGGGTCCGAAGGCGGGTACCTTCGTGATGGTGGTGGATATGCTGAAAGGCGTACTGGCAGTTCGTCTCGCTTACCTGGCACCTTACTATCATGATCCGGAGCACCTGACTCAGCTGGTGAACTTCCAGATCGGACTGGGGCTGACAGCTGTATTAGGTCACATTTTTCCTATCTGGGCAAACTTCCGTGGTGGTAAAGGTATTGCAACGCTCTTTGGGCTGGTACTGGCTATTCAGCCATTGGTAGCATTGTGTTGCGTAGGCGTTTTTCTGATGATTTTATTTCTGACAAGATATGTATCATTAAGCTCTATCATAGCTAGTATCGCTTTCCCGATCCTGATATTGTATATCTTCAATGAACCTGAAATATTCTATCGCATATTTGCTATAGCAGTAGCTTTGATGGTAGTGCTGACGCACCAGAAAAACATCACCAGGCTGCTGAAAGGAAATGAGAGCAAGGTGCCTTTGTTCCGAAACAGGGAGAAAAAGCACCACTAAGCGGCATTTAAAACTATTTTAAATATAAGAGAGCTTATTGAATATGATTCAGTAAGCTCTTTTTTTATTGCCACAGGCTGGGTTGGCGTTGGATTTGCTGTAGCAGAAGAAATAACATAAAACATAAATATTTCTTACGTTTGCAGCGCTTTTCACAAAACTGAATTGACAAACCCATGAAAAAGATCGCACTTTTCTTTACTGTCGCAAGCCTTATGTACGGATGTGGTAAGGCGCCTATAACTGGAAGAAAACAGTTACTGCTGTTCCCCGAAAGTACCATGGAATCCATGGCTTTAACAGAATACCAGACCTTCCTGACCTCCAATAAAGTAGTATCCCAAACTACGAGCAAGGATGCCGATATGGTAAAACGTGTAGGCCAGCGTATAGCCGCAGCTGTTACCAATTACATGAACCAGCAGGGAAATGGGGCTTCAGTTTCCAATTACAAATGGGAATTCAACCTGGTAGATAGTAAAGAAGTGAATGCCTGGTGTATGCCTGGCGGTAAAGTAGTGGTATATACTGGTTTGTTGCCCGTAACCCAGAACGAGACTGCGCTGGCAGTGGTAATGGGGCATGAAATTGCGCATGCCATTGCACAGCATGGAAATGAACGTATGAGCCAGCAGGCGGCACTGCAGGGTATTCAGGTTGCCGGTGCGGTAGCATTGGGTAAGAATCCGGCGGCAGTAAACCTGTTCAACCAGGCTATTGGCGTTGGCGGTAACGTTGGTATTCTGGCGTTCTCCCGTACAGATGAGATGGAGGCGGACCATTTGGGTATTATCTTCATGGCATTGGCGGGTTACAACCCACAGGAAGCGATTCCTTTCTGGCAGCGTATGGCGGCGATGAGTGCCAATACCAGCAAGCCACCTGAGTTTCTGAGCACACACCCCAGCGATGAGCGTCGTATTCAGGCGTTGCAGGGACTGATGCCGGAGGCGATGAAATATTACAAACCGGTAGGTAAATCTTAATAGCACTTTGTGCAGAAGAAAAAGCCAATAGCGGTTGCTATTGGCTTTTTTTATGTAGATTGATAGTAGCGATTTTGTTCACCTGACACCTTCGGTATCAGGTGTTGGAGCCACCCTTCGGGTGGGGAGGTTGCGCTTCGCGCATCGGAATCAGCGCCGCTTATCAGTGTTCCCGTCGCGGGAGATTAATCGTTAACGATCTCTACCACTTTCTTATTCCTTTGCACTTTCATCTTTTCGGGCACATGTGCCAGTATTTCGCCTTTAAATGCCTCAATCAGCGCCTGTTTTATAAAGTGCCTGTGAGTAACCAGGC
The Chitinophaga sp. Cy-1792 genome window above contains:
- a CDS encoding M48 family metallopeptidase, translated to MKKIALFFTVASLMYGCGKAPITGRKQLLLFPESTMESMALTEYQTFLTSNKVVSQTTSKDADMVKRVGQRIAAAVTNYMNQQGNGASVSNYKWEFNLVDSKEVNAWCMPGGKVVVYTGLLPVTQNETALAVVMGHEIAHAIAQHGNERMSQQAALQGIQVAGAVALGKNPAAVNLFNQAIGVGGNVGILAFSRTDEMEADHLGIIFMALAGYNPQEAIPFWQRMAAMSANTSKPPEFLSTHPSDERRIQALQGLMPEAMKYYKPVGKS
- the plsY gene encoding glycerol-3-phosphate 1-O-acyltransferase PlsY; its protein translation is MTEFLLLVCAYLIGSIPTAVWVSKGVFGMDIREYGSGNAGATNTFRVLGPKAGTFVMVVDMLKGVLAVRLAYLAPYYHDPEHLTQLVNFQIGLGLTAVLGHIFPIWANFRGGKGIATLFGLVLAIQPLVALCCVGVFLMILFLTRYVSLSSIIASIAFPILILYIFNEPEIFYRIFAIAVALMVVLTHQKNITRLLKGNESKVPLFRNREKKHH
- the prmA gene encoding 50S ribosomal protein L11 methyltransferase, producing the protein MSHFAITIPVSGDQAEILIAQLATVGFEGFEEQETQLVAFIPESDFDEQVLQEMLGTNLSYTKELIQQQNWNAVWESNFDPVLVDDFCGIRADFHPAFDPAPQHVIEITPKMSFGTGHHATTSSMIRLMRDISFEGKTVFDFGTGTGILAILAEKLGAKEVDAIDYDEWAVNNTKENLEANHTTKIQVWQADNLDAISKKYDILLANINFNVLLQYMADMRRILSPGGILLLSGIMPTDETQIVAAATPHGFHLQQRIEKNNWLALQFNVQ
- a CDS encoding polyribonucleotide nucleotidyltransferase is translated as MNLTPISVKFDIGDGRIVTIETGKLARQADGAVTVRLGDCILLATVVANKEPKPGQSFFPLTVDYQEKFASAGRIPGSFFKREGRLSDSEVLISRLIDRALRPLFPDDYLCEVQVLVTLVSSDPEVMPDALACLAASAALAVSDVPIQEIISEVRVARINGQYVINPNRTALATADMDFIIGATEKNIMMVEGESKECQEEDLINAIEAAHAAIRVQVKAQQELAELKGITGKREYTKPHQNEELKAKVIAFAKDKIYEVAKSASAKHDRSDAFKKIATELKESLGELPEEDAPLVGEYFHDLEKEVIRNMILDDRIRLDGRSLEQVRPLAMETDILPSPHGSALFTRGETQSLTTVTLGTPEDELLIETAATSNYTKFILHYNFPPFSTGEVKPMRGPGRREVGHGNLAMRSLKQMMPGSEYAYTVRVVSDILESNGSSSMATVCAGSLALMDAGVPLPKHVSGVAMGLISRAADGKWAVLTDILGDEDHLGDMDFKVTGTRDGICGIQMDIKVDGLSMDVMRQALAQAKDGRLHIVNAMYDVVPAARPEPKPHAPRMEKIVIDREFIGAVIGPGGKIIQEIQRETGTTINIEEVGETGEVSIFSAQKEGLEKALRWIKGIVAVPEVGEVYESVVKSIMPYGAFVEFMPGKQGLLHISEVSWKRLDTMEGVLSEGEKVKVKLTGTDPKTGKFKLSRKVLMPKPEGYVERPEREERGERGDRGDRGDRFDRGDRRDRGPRDDRRNGGGDRRDNRGPREDRGPREDRNQPEKPQEPYFDEQ